A portion of the Naumovozyma castellii chromosome 2, complete genome genome contains these proteins:
- the DNF2 gene encoding aminophospholipid-translocating P4-type ATPase DNF2 (ancestral locus Anc_8.231), with amino-acid sequence MSRSPFQDRGHDRENPLSPFDDSFQFEDKDKTNSFLKGDAVTVEDVEETKYDDSSSILPTPVVGGTAQFEDIELNSELPNSSETEMKRLRLGTKRVKRETNFDRNKTKTIKWAQKNVHIPFKKHDEDADVDDNETGLLNRSDEFRTIYHNMPLPDEMLYEDGLPIMEYPRNKIRTTKYTPLTFFPKNVMLQFNNFANIYFLIMIILGAFQIFGVTNPGLAAVPLIVIIILTAIKDAIEDSRRTLLDMEVNNTRTHILQGPENPNVPIDNVSSWRKFKKANTKLMLKFFQFINERFTATGKEARKQRQMKRRRAKKLGKTELPRTSLDSYQSTRMSADYYRPSLEQSNIDSTFENGEISVLDPSLPPMANSKFANDFWKNVRVGDIVRIHNNDEIPADVILLSTSDIDGGCYVETKNLDGESNLKVRQSLRCTNAIRNSRDICRTKFWVESEGPHANLYVYQGNLKWIDSLDGQTHNEPITINNMLLRGCTLRNTKWAMGIVVFTGDDTKTMINAGVTPTKKSRISRELNFSVLINFVFLFILCLIAGVANGAYYRKKPRSRDFFEFGTIAGNPTTNGFVSFWVAVILYQSLVPISLYISVEIIKTAQAIFIYLDVLLYNERLDYPCTPKSWSISDDLGQIEYIFSDKTGTLTQNVMEFKKCTINGVSYGRAYTEALAGLRKRQGIDTEKEGRIEREGIAQDREIMIDDLRKISNNSQFYPEELTFVSKEFSQDLLGNNGEVQQKRCQHFMLALALCHSVLVEPDKNDPNKLELTAQSPDETALVTTARDMGFSFIGKTKQGLLVEVQGIQKEFQILNILEFNSSRKRMSCIVKLPPATEKDEPRALLICKGADSVIYSRLSRKPGYNDETLLEKTALHLEQYATEGLRTLCVGQREISWSEYQEWNEKYNIAAASLAGREEELDHVADLIERDLVLLGGTAIEDRLQDGVPDSIALLAEAGIKLWVLTGDKVETAINIGFSCNLLNTDMELLVIKTTGEDVKEFGDDPTEIVNALVSKYLMEKFNMTGSEEELAAAKKDHSPPQGEFAIIIDGEALKIALTGDTMKRKFLLLCKNCKAVLCCRVSPAQKAAVVKLVKDTLDVMTLAIGDGSNDVAMIQSADVGVGIAGEEGRQAVMCSDYAIGQFRYVTRLVLVHGKWCYKRLAEMIPQFFYKNVIFTLALFWYGVHNDFDGSYLFEYTYLTFYNLAFTSLPVIFLGILDQDVSATVSMIVPQLYRSGILRQEWNQTKFLWYMFDGIYQSVICYFFPYLIYRKTNIITQNGLGLDHRYYVGIPVTGIAVTSCNFYVLMEQYRWDWFTTFFAFLSTIVYFGWTGIWSSSIASYEFWKGASRMYGTPSFWAVYFVGFLFCILPRFTYDVFMKYLYPSDVEIIREMWQHGDFARYPDDYDPTDPNKPKVEKAHEWGQYKIVDESIGDAVVCASDSQGTIVTEEIPMSFLDVKKDSSNQVTREKQVSRDSLDEDDARRDSMNNARNSMQFRPSSSSRVRTSLDRTRDEMLASNQLDTRYSVDRARVSLDLPGVTHAEMLLRGSTSKDK; translated from the coding sequence ATGTCTAGATCGCCATTCCAGGATCGGGGACATGATCGTGAAAATCCACTTTCACCATTTGATGATAGCTTTCAGTTTGAAGATAAGGATAAGACtaattctttcttgaaGGGAGACGCTGTAACTGTGGAAGATGTAGAAGAAACCAAATACGATGATTCAAGCTCCATTCTACCGACTCCTGTAGTTGGGGGAACTGCCCAGTTCGAAGATATTGAGTTGAACTCTGAGCTCCCAAACAGTTCTGAAACAGAGATGAAAAGGTTACGACTTGGTACGAAAAGAGTTAAGAGAGAAACAAATTTTGATCGAAATAAGACTAAAACGATAAAATGGGCCCAGAAAAATGTTCACATACCATTCAAAAAAcatgatgaagatgcagATGTTGATGATAACGAAACAGGACTACTAAATAGATCTGACGAATTTAGAACAATTTATCATAACATGCCTTTGCCAGATGAGATGCTATATGAAGACGGGCTACCTATCATGGAATACCCACGTAATAAGATTAGAACTACCAAATACACTCCATTAACTTTTTTCCCCAAGAATGTAATGCtccaatttaataattttgccAATATCTATTTCTTGATTATGATTATTTTGGGGGCTTTCCAAATCTTTGGGGTGACAAATCCGGGGTTAGCTGCTGTCCCATTAATCGTTATCATCATCCTTACGGCTATTAAGGATGCCATCGAAGATTCAAGAAGAACGTTGTTAGATATGGAGGTTAACAATACACGTACGCACATCTTACAAGGACCAGAGAACCCAAATGTTCCAATAGATAACGTCTCTTCCTGGAGAAAGTTTAAAAAGGCAAATACCAAACTAATGCtaaaattcttccaatttattaatgaaaggTTTACGGCTACGGGGAAGGAGGCAAGAAAGCAACGCCaaatgaaaagaaggaGAGCCAAGAAACTAGGAAAGACGGAACTGCCTCGAACATCACTCGATTCGTATCAAAGTACAAGAATGTCTGCCGATTATTATCGTCCTTCTTTAGAACAATCTAATATTGACTCTACTTTTGAAAACGGTGAGATCAGTGTATTGGACCCATCATTACCTCCAATGGCGAACTCAAAATTTGCCAACgatttttggaaaaatgttAGAGTTGGTGACATTGTCCGTATCCATAACAATGACGAGATTCCAGCTGATGTCATTCTTCTATCGACGTCAGATATTGACGGTGGTTGTTACGTAGAAACTAAAAATTTAGATGGtgaatcaaatttaaaagttCGCCAATCCTTAAGATGTACAAATGCTATTAGAAATTCTCGTGATATTTGTCGAACTAAATTCTGGGTAGAGAGTGAAGGACCTCATGCAAATCTATATGTCTACCAAGGTAATTTGAAATGGATTGACTCATTGGATGGACAAACTCATAATGAACCAATTaccattaataatatgCTTCTTCGTGGTTGCACCTTGAGAAATACAAAATGGGCAATGGGTATCGTTGTATTTACTGGTGATGATACAAAGACCATGATTAACGCAGGTGTCACACCTACGAAAAAATCTAGAATTTCTagagaattgaatttttcagtgctaataaattttgtctttctcttcatcttATGTCTTATTGCTGGTGTAGCTAACGGTGCATATTATAGAAAAAAACCGAGATCAAGagatttttttgaatttggtaCCATAGCAGGTAATCCAACAACTAATGGGTTTGTTTCATTCTGGGTTGCTGTTATCCTTTATCAATCTCTTGTCCCAATCTCACTATATATTTCCGtggaaattattaagaCAGCTCAAGCCATATTCATATATTTGGATGTTCTGTTATACAATGAGAGGTTAGATTACCCATGTACACCTAAATCATGGAGTATCTCAGATGATCTTGGCCAAATTGAATACATCTTTTCAGACAAAACAGGGACCTTAACTCAAAATGTCATggaattcaaaaaatgtaCTATAAATGGTGTATCTTATGGTCGCGCCTATACAGAAGCATTAGCAGGACTAAGAAAAAGGCAAGGTATTGATACTGAAAAGGAAGGAcgaattgaaagagaaggaaTAGCGCAAGATAGAGAAATAATGATAGATGATCTTCGAAAAATTTCTAACAATTCGCAATTCTACCCAGAAGAACTTACCTTTGTCTCTAAAGAATTTAGTCAAGATTTACTCGGGAATAATGGAGAAGTACAACAAAAGAGATGTCAACATTTCATGTTGGCGTTAGCTCTGTGTCATTCTGTATTAGTCGAACCAGATAAGAATGATCCTAATAAATTAGAATTGACGGCACAGTCACCAGATGAGACAGCTTTAGTTACAACTGCGAGAGATATGGGGTTCAGTTTTATTGGGAAAACCAAGCAGGGCTTACTGGTAGAAGTGCAAGGTATACAAAAAGAGTTTCAGATCCTTAATATCTTAGAATTTAACTCTTCCAGAAAAAGAATGAGTTGTATAGTCAAGTTGCCACCCGCTACCGAGAAAGATGAACCTAGAGCATTATTGATTTGTAAAGGTGCCGATTCCGTCATTTACTCCAGATTGAGTCGTAAACCTGGTtataatgatgaaaccTTATTAGAGAAGACTGCCCTACATTTAGAACAATACGCCACTGAAGGTTTGAGAACATTATGTGTTGGTCAAAGGGAAATATCTTGGTCTGAATATCAAGAGTggaatgaaaaatacaaTATTGCTGCCGCATCCCTTGCAGGcagagaagaagaattggatcACGTTGCAGATCTTATTGAACGTGACCTAGTATTATTGGGTGGTACTGCTATTGAAGATAGATTACAAGATGGTGTTCCGGATTCTATCGCTTTGTTAGCCGAAGCCGGTATTAAATTATGGGTTTTAACCGGTGACAAAGTGGAGACTGCGATTAATATTGGgttttcttgtaatttattgaatacTGATATGGAATTACTTGTTATCAAGACAACTGGGGAGGATGTTAAGGAATTTGGTGATGATCCAACTGAAATTGTTAATGCTTTAGTATCCAAATACCTGATGGAGAAATTTAATATGACTGGTTCTGAAGAAGAGCTTGCTGCCGCAAAAAAGGATCATAGTCCCCCTCAAGGTGAATTTGCCATAATCATCGATGGTGAAGCCTTAAAGATCGCGCTAACTGGGGACACTATGAAACGTAAATTTTTACTTCTCTGTAAGAACTGTAAAGCTGTTTTATGTTGCAGAGTTTCTCCAGCACAAAAGGCAGCTGTGGTCAAGCTTGTAAAAGATACGCTTGACGTTATGACTTTAGCCATAGGTGATGGGTCTAATGATGTCGCCATGATTCAATCTGCGGATGTCGGTGTTGGTATTGCCGGTGAAGAAGGTCGACAAGCAGTTATGTGCTCTGATTATGCTATTGGACAGTTTCGGTATGTGACCAGATTAGTTTTGGTTCATGGGAAATGGTGTTATAAAAGGCTGGCAGAAATGATTCCTCAATTTTTCTATAAGAATGTTATTTTCACTCTGGCATTGTTTTGGTATGGTGTTCATAATGACTTTGATGGTTCATATCTATTTGAATACACTTATTTGACGTTTTACAATTTGGCATTTACCTCATTACCTGTTATCTTCTTGGGGATATTAGATCAGGATGTCAGTGCTACTGTATCTATGATTGTTCCGCAACTGTATCGTTCAGGGATCTTGAGACAAGAATGGAATCAGACCAAATTTTTATGGTATATGTTTGATGGTATATATCAGTCTGTCATATGTTACTTCTTCCCCTACCTAATCTACAGAAAGACTAACATTATTACACAGAATGGTCTTGGGTTAGATCATCGTTATTATGTCGGTATCCCCGTGACTGGTATTGCCGTGACGTCGTGTAATTTCTATGTGTTAATGGAACAATACAGATGGGATTGGTTTACAACATTTTTTGCATTTTTGTCCACCATAGTCTACTTTGGTTGGACAGGTATTTGGTCCAGTTCCATTGCCAGTTATGAGTTTTGGAAAGGTGCTTCACGTATGTATGGAACACCTTCATTCTGGGCCGTTTATTTCGTTGGATTTTTATTTTGCATCTTACCAAGATTTACATACGATGTCTTCATGAAATATCTTTATCCATCTGATGtggaaattattagagAAATGTGGCAACATGGTGATTTTGCCCGTTATCCCGATGATTATGATCCAACTGACCCCAATAAACCCAAAGTTGAGAAAGCCCACGAGTGGGGCCAATATAAGATCGTGGACGAATCCATTGGAGATGCTGTTGTCTGTGCAAGTGATTCACAGGGAACTATTGTTActgaagaaattccaatGAGTTTCTTAGATGTTAAGAAGGATTCCTCCAATCAAGTTACGAGAGAGAAGCAAGTTAGTAGAGATTCATTAGACGAGGACGATGCACGCAGAGACTCTATGAACAATGCTAGAAATAGTATGCAATTCAGACCATCGTCTAGTTCCAGGGTAAGAACATCCTTGGACCGTACAAGGGACGAAATGCTCGCATCAAATCAATTAGACACGCGGTACTCAGTGGACCGGGCCAGAGTATCATTGGATCTACCTGGGGTAACGCATGCGGAGATGCTGCTCAGGGGCAGTACTAGCAAGGACAAGTAG
- the UBC13 gene encoding E2 ubiquitin-conjugating protein UBC13 (ancestral locus Anc_8.230): MASLPKRIIKETERLISDPVPGITAEPHEDNLRYFNVTVEGPAGSPYENGIFQLELYLPDDYPMEAPKVRFLTKIYHPNIDRLGRICLDVLKTNWSPALQIRTVLLSVQALLASPNPNDPLANDVAEEWIQNEAGAKATAREWTQKYAKKVEN; the protein is encoded by the exons ATGGCTTCTTTACCCAAAAGAATTATAAAA GAAACTGAACGTCTGATTAGTGATCCTGTCCCGGGTATTACTGCTGAACCACATGAAGATAATCTTCGTTATTTCAATGTCACTGTTGAAGGACCAGCAGGTTCACCCTACGAAAATGGTATTTTCCAGCTAGAATTATATTTACCGGATGATTATCCAATGGAAGCGCCAAAGGTGCGTTTTTTGACCAAGATTTACCATCCCAATATTGATAGATTAGGCCGTATATGTCTAGATGTCTTGAAGACAAATTGGTCCCCAGCCTTACAGATCAGAACTGTCCTTCTTTCAGTCCAAGCATTATTGGCTAGTCCTAATCCAAACGATCCATTAGCAAATGATGTCGCTGAAGAATGGATTCAAAATGAAGCTGGCGCCAAAGCTACAGCAAGAGAATGGACCCAGAAATACGCGAAGAAGGTTGAAAATTAG
- the NCAS0B03990 gene encoding uncharacterized protein (ancestral locus Anc_8.232), translated as MSQLPPADATLQQKHSKRTPSLVSTAKWKISDYCNKSPVRNTATDKNATVAIADQAMKMNNVIQKSPKKESKDNSKKKATSQRVFVKYSFEKSNEEILPRKLATTAPEETKPTKRKFSKKGILKMFSSSRKDPINVPENENIHPNDATISKTAILNDTVSINQQNINLYLSRQKSSNDLESPYHNFIQAGTPMNQELLTDNQILFPSVSTAHEPNHQPILEIPISRRPTLGISEENDAAIAFNRIHSAEPFPIEERMDAIRAFSKITNKRSQSLSQVPTMKSNIQKNRNMSVTSVSSNMSNLSKYSPLGTVTPGRRRSSVQRHSFYRSSKEWLSLYNIHDHVETQQDETFLDTSLPRDTKICIRKKQPGSISELNKTSMVNITTAESPGYPLQTSFVRPSIDPNSVITPTRTEFSFNTNITLDGVENSGYDPILDLLSPTTNDSVTTEMIPSADFQNNENISQVDLGNFDLHLEMKKKRSEGLELMNTVPGNFGITDETFQNRYNSNGFVPDALNSTSNINSSSTTMTDANTIVPTTTASTSVEESTQFSTMADKNFLISNDLPGAYSEFDFDNPNSFFHEQCRLINDGSVLRNYSDTQFANELNYLNNGENFETNMENS; from the coding sequence ATGTCTCAATTACCTCCTGCAGATGCCACTTTGCAGCAGAAACACTCGAAACGAACACCTTCTTTGGTATCCACTGCAAAATGGAAGATTTCCGACTACTGTAACAAGAGTCCAGTTCGTAATACTGCTACAGATAAGAATGCTACTGTAGCTATTGCTGATCAGgcaatgaagatgaataaTGTAATACAAAAAAGTCCAAAAAAGGAGTCAAAAGACAACTCGAAGAAAAAGGCTACGTCACAGAGAGTGTTTGTGAAGTATAGCTTCGAAAAAagtaatgaagaaatattacCAAGAAAATTGGCCACCACAGCCCCAGAGGAAACAAAACCCACCAAGAGaaagttttcaaagaaaGGTATATTAAAGATGTTTTCCTCTTCTAGAAAGGACCCAATAAATGTTcctgaaaatgaaaacatACATCCAAATGACGCTACTATCTCGAAGACTGCTATCTTGAACGATACCGTCTCAATTAATCAACAAAACATCAACCTATATTTGTCAAGACAGAAAAGTTCAAATGATCTTGAAAGTCCATATCATAATTTTATCCAGGCAGGCACACCGATGAACCAAGAACTTCTCACTGACAATCAGATACTCTTCCCAAGTGTTTCGACTGCACATGAACCCAATCATCAAccaattttggaaattccCATTTCTCGAAGGCCAACCTTGGGAATATCCGAGGAGAATGACGCAGCAATAGCATTTAACAGAATTCATAGTGCAGAACCGTTCCCAATAGAGGAACGAATGGATGCCATTAGAGCATTTAGTAAAATAACGAATAAGAGATCACAGTCACTATCACAAGTGCCCACCATGAAATCaaacattcaaaaaaaCAGAAACATGTCTGTCACATCTGTATCATCAAATATGTcgaatttatcaaaatattctccACTTGGAACCGTGACTCCAGGGAGAAGGAGGTCAAGTGTGCAAAGGCATTCGTTTTATAGATCATCAAAAGAATGGCTTTCTCTATACAATATCCATGATCATGTGGAAACACAACAAGATGAAACATTTTTGGACACTTCATTGCCAAGGGACACAAAGATATGCATTCGGAAAAAGCAACCAGGATCCATTTCTGAACTTAATAAAACTTCTATGGTTAATATAACAACTGCAGAGTCTCCAGGTTATCCACTACAAACATCATTTGTACGCCCTTCAATAGACCCAAATTCAGTAATTACACCGACCAGAACAGAATTTTCCTTCAACACAAATATTACTTTAGATGGGGTAGAGAATTCTGGTTATGATCCAATCCTTGATTTATTGTCCCCCACGACTAACGATTCAGTAACTACCGAAATGATCCCTTCGGCtgattttcaaaataatgagAATATCTCTCAAGTTGACCTGGGAAATTTTGATTTACACCtagaaatgaagaaaaaaaggaGCGAAGGGTTAGAATTAATGAACACAGTTCCAGGGAATTTTGGAATTACTGatgaaacatttcaaaatcgatataattcaaatggGTTTGTTCCAGATGCTTTGAATTCGACTTCAAACATCAATTCAAGTTCTACCACAATGACGGATGCAAATACCATAGTTCCCACCACAACAGCATCAACTTCCGTCGAAGAGAGTACACAGTTTTCTACTATGGCTGATAAGAATTTCCTTATATCAAATGACTTGCCCGGTGCATATTCTGagtttgattttgataatcCAAATTCATTCTTCCATGAGCAATGCCGATTAATAAATGACGGATCTGTCTTAAGGAATTATTCGGATACACAGTTTGCAAATGAGCTCAATTATCTTAATAACGGAGAAAATTTTGAGACTAATATGGAAAATTCCTAG
- the MSH6 gene encoding mismatch repair ATPase MSH6 (ancestral locus Anc_8.235) translates to MTPLTPKTSKVLNIKGSQNSSQKKKKQSSLLSFFSKKDPSTATPIKKKPPTPKVEPTPTLEIPSSVKSEGQVPSSESALDQTLDTSFDDESLSNIVKKERSNKRSVNYAEDSDEDDDNIALSSTQRKRTKIVAQDDDDDDDEDFIPGKTVNNHDESDIDAFIDDEDDDDIMDLVEKKPIIKKSPTPMRKLPVPKPKRTSQPATQPKAQKFNKQNEERYHWLVNEKDAQGRAPTDPEYDPRTLHIPSSAWGKFTAFEKQYWEIKSKMWDCVVFFKKGKFYELYEKDAFLANSLFDWKLAGGGRANMQLAGVPEMSFEYWASQFIQYGYKVAKVDQKESMLAKEMREGSKGIVKRELECVLTSGTLTDGDMLHSDLATFCLAVREEPRDFYIDEQTTFTTDSTGPSSIGKKLFGIAFIDTSTGELQLLEFEDDSECTKLDTIMSQVKPKEIIMEKNNLSSLANKIVKFNAAPNAIFNNIKPDQEFYNFEKTYDELITGNYFEDESKWPETLKNYYKEGKKIGFSTFGGLLYYLKWLKLDQNLISLGNIKEYNPIESQNSLILDGVTLQNLEIFSNSFDGTDKGTLFKLFNRAITPMGKRMMKKWLMHPLLHKKDIEKRLDSIETLMNNVELRDTIESTFTKLPDVERMLARIHSGTLKVKDFDRVIQAFEDIVTLQNSIKDFDLKGALSVYFSQIPKSLIDDVENWTNAFDRIKAVEENIIIPHRGIEPEFDKSLDDIQELEDQLQDQLNLYKKRFKNSNIQYKDSGKEIYTIEVPVSITKQIPSDWTQMAANKSTKRYYSEEVRVLARSMAEARELHKALENELKIRLCKKFDAHYNTTWMPTVHVISNIDCLLALTRTSESLGYPACRPVLRDEVNLETGTKLNGYLKFTSLRHPCFNLGSSSTKDFIPNDVELGKDSPQLGLLTGANAAGKSTVLRMTCIAVIMAQMGCYVPCESAELTSFDRIMTRLGANDNIMQGKSTFFVELSETKKILDLATNRSLLVLDELGRGGSSNDGFAIAESVLHHVATHIQSLGFFATHYASLGLSFKGHPQVKPMKMSILVDDETRNVTFLYKLVPGQSEGSFGMHVASMCGIPSEIVDNAQVAADTLEHTSRLMKERKMLNGGLNEDIITVPMGLQSDFVRLVYGDGLRNTSKGAGEGVLNYDWNVKRNALKSILTFAENL, encoded by the coding sequence ATGACTCCTCTGACACCTAAGACCTCAAAGGTCTTAAACATAAAAGGTTCGCAAAACTCATcccaaaagaagaagaagcaatCATCTCTTCTATCattcttttccaagaagGATCCCTCCACAGCAACTCCAATTAAGAAAAAGCCACCAACTCCAAAGGTGGAACCCACGCCCACCCTGGAAATTCCATCAAGTGTTAAGAGTGAAGGCCAAGTTCCATCTTCAGAAAGTGCATTGGATCAGACATTGGACACATCTTTTGACGATGAATCCTTATCAAATATAgtgaagaaggaaagatCTAATAAGAGATCTGTCAATTACGCAGAAGATAGTGATGAGGATGACGATAATATTGCCTTATCCTCTACTCAGAGAAAGAGAACTAAGATAGTTGCTCaagatgacgatgatgacgatgatgaagatttcaTTCCTGGCAAGACTGTAAATAACCATGATGAATCCGATATTGATGCATTCATTGACGATGAGGATGACGATGATATTATGGACCTAGTGGAGAAGAAACCAATAATTAAGAAATCTCCAACACCCATGAGAAAATTGCCCGTACCAAAGCCAAAGAGGACATCGCAACCGGCAACTCAACCAAAAGCACAGAAATTTAATAAACAGAATGAAGAAAGGTATCATTGGCTGGTAAATGAGAAAGATGCACAGGGTAGAGCACCCACTGATCCAGAATATGATCCAAGAACCTTACATATTCCAAGTTCTGCGTGGGGAAAATTTACAgcttttgaaaaacaatatTGGGAAATTAAATCCAAGATGTGGGATTGTGTTGTCTTCTTTAAAAAAGGTAAATTCTATGAGTTGTATGAAAAGGATGCATTCTTAGCTAACTCGTTGTTTGATTGGAAATTGGCAGGCGGTGGTAGAGCTAACATGCAGTTAGCAGGTGTTCCTGAAATGTCCTTTGAATATTGGGCTTCACAATTCATTCAATACGGTTATAAAGTTGCTAAAGTGGATCAAAAGGAATCCATGTTAGCCAAGGAAATGAGAGAAGGTTCCAAAGGTATCGTTAAAAGAGAATTGGAATGTGTCCTTACTTCAGGTACTCTTACTGATGGGGATATGTTACATTCCGACCTAGCCACATTTTGCTTAGCCGTAAGAGAAGAACCTAGAGATTTTTATATTGACGAACAAACAACATTCACAACTGATTCGACAGGTCCAAGTTCAATAGGTAAGAAACTATTTGGTATTGCATTCATTGATACTTCTACTGGTGAGTTACAACTTTTAGAATTCGAAGACGATAGTGAATGTACCAAATTAGATACTATTATGTCTCAAGTTAAACCAAAGGAAATTATaatggaaaagaataacTTATCCAGTTTAGCAAATAAGATTGTGAAATTTAATGCAGCTCCAAATGctatattcaataatattaaacCAGATCAGgaattttataattttgaaaagacCTATGATGAACTAATCACTGggaattattttgaagatgaatctAAATGGCCTGAGACATTGAAAAACTATTATAAAGAAGGTAAGAAAATCGGATTTTCGACATTTGGAGGGTtgctttattatttgaaatggTTAAAACTAGatcaaaatttgatttCATTAGGTAACATCAAGGAATATAACCCAATAGAATCCCAAAACTCGCTAATATTGGATGGTGTTACTTTgcaaaatttggaaatattttccaacTCATTTGATGGAACTGATAAAGGAACTTTATTCAAACTATTTAACAGGGCAATAACACCAATGGGGAAgagaatgatgaagaaatggcTAATGCATCCCTTACTTCATAAGAAGGATATTGAGAAGAGATTGGATAGCATAGAGACACTAATGAACAACGTTGAATTAAGAGACACAATAGAATCTACCTTTACTAAACTTCCTGATGTGGAAAGAATGCTAGCACGTATTCATTCTGGTACTTTAAAAGTCAAAGATTTTGATAGAGTCATTCAAGCATTTGAGGATATTGTAACTTTACAAAATTCTATAAAggattttgatttaaagGGTGCACTCTCAGTATACTTTAgtcaaattccaaaaagTCTAATTGACGACGTCGAAAACTGGACCAATGCATTCGACCGTATAAAAGCGgtggaagaaaatataattattcCCCATAGAGGTATAGAACcagaatttgataaatcaTTAGATGATATTCAAGAGTTAGAAGATCAACTACAAGACCAATTAAATTTGTATaaaaaaagattcaaaaattcaaaCATTCAATATAAGGATTCTGGTAAAGAGATATATACAATTGAGGTACCGGTGTCCATTACAAAGCAGATTCCATCTGATTGGACACAAATGGCAGCTAATAAATCAACCAAACGATATTACTCTGAAGAAGTTAGAGTACTTGCTAGGTCCATGGCGGAGGCAAGAGAGCTCCATAAGGCattagaaaatgaattgaagattCGATTATGTAAGAAATTCGACGCCCATTATAATACAACATGGATGCCAACCGTCCAtgttatttcaaatattgattGTTTGTTAGCATTGACCAGAACATCAGAGTCATTGGGCTATCCTGCATGTAGGCCAGTATTACGAGATGAGGTCAATCTTGAAACAGGAACGAAATTAAACGGATACTTGAAATTTACCTCTCTAAGACATCCATGCTTCAATTTAGGAAGTTCTTCAACAAAAGATTTCATTCCCAATGATGTTGAGCTAGGGAAGGATTCACCACAACTGGGTTTATTGACAGGTGCTAATGCTGCAGGTAAGTCCACTGTTCTTAGAATGACATGTATTGCCGTAATTATGGCACAAATGGGGTGTTATGTTCCATGTGAATCGGCAGAATTGACTTCATTTGATAGAATAATGACTCGTCTAGGTGCAAATGATAACATTATGCAAGGTAAGTCTACATTCTTTGTCGAATTGTCTGAaaccaagaaaattttaGACTTAGCAACGAATAGGTCGTTGTTAGTGTTGGATGAGTTAGGAAGAGGTGGTTCGTCAAATGACGGTTTTGCCATTGCTGAGAGTGTATTACATCATGTCGCCACACATATACAAAGTTTAGGCTTTTTTGCTACTCATTATGCTTCCCTAGGACTAAGTTTCAAGGGGCATCCTCAAGTAAAACCTATGAAAATGAGCATCTTAGTGGATGATGAAACGCGTAATGTTACCTTCTTGTACAAATTGGTCCCTGGTCAAAGTGAAGGTTCGTTTGGTATGCATGTTGCATCAATGTGTGGTATCCCATCAGAAATTGTTGATAATGCACAGGTAGCCGCAGACACTTTAGAACATACTTCTCGATTGATGAAGGAACGTAAAATGTTAAATGGAGGCCTTAATGAGGATATTATTACAGTTCCGATGGGTTTACAAAGTGATTTTGTACGTTTGGTTTACGGTGATGGCCTTAGAAATACAAGTAAGGGAGCCGGTGAAGGTGTACTAAATTACGACTGGAACGTTAAACGTAATGCCCTTAAGAGCATACTCACATTTGCAGAGAACCTCTGA